In a genomic window of Paracoccaceae bacterium:
- the rbbA gene encoding ribosome-associated ATPase/putative transporter RbbA, whose protein sequence is MNSDPDDLVARVDKVSHRYGELTALDSLTVELPKGQLTGFIGPDGVGKSTLLALITGAKKLQIGAVDVFGGSMADAVHRRQICPAIAFMPQGLGSNLYSELSVQENLEFFSRLFGQSQEEREHRIGALLTATGLLSFSDRPMGNLSGGMKQKLGLCCALIHDPKLLVLDEPTTGVDPSARRQFWALIDAIRVQTPTITVLVSTAYMEEAASFDKIVALDRGKILFDGPPEALIGDASDIEVAYRKLQSRQEPPSFSTEDRARNHNCAPVIMAQGLTKRFGDFTAVDAVDFSIDRGEIFGFLGSNGCGKSTTMKMLTGLLPASSGEAYLFGDPVDARNRKMRHQIGYMSQAFSLYSELTVRQNLQLHARIFDVPDQAARLDALADRFDLDDYSDTLASALPLGIKQRLSLAVAVLHKPQVLILDEPTSGVDPQARDAFWVLLLELSRNEGVTIFVSTHFMAEAERCDRVSFMHEGKVLAEGTPEVLIASHFANSLEDAFVKILEDVEPSAPIVAPRAQEQPDGKYGSDPMQRIFAYARRETVEILRDPVRLAFAFLGSIVLMLVFCFGITLDIEELDFAVLDLSQGPESRAYISEIDGSRYFELTESLSNVEDGRRRLVTGDVSLVVEIPPDFGQKLRAGEPTEILAIVDGAIPFKGETIEGYIAGLHQTFLGAQAREKGVTHTDIARIEPRFRYNESFESIAAMAPAMPAILLIMLPAVLMAVSVARERELGSVINFYVTPTTRLEFLIGKQIPYIVIAYLNFLVLAWMTIMVFGVPLKGDPVPLAIGALLYVWATTSYGLVVATMTSSQVAATFATAIASVVPTIQFSGLLQPVSTLEGGAQTIGQLWPASYFLHLNVGAFTKGLGWDALLPDVLALACFGPILTAIAALSLRAQEK, encoded by the coding sequence ATGAATTCCGACCCTGATGATCTTGTAGCGCGAGTCGATAAGGTCTCTCATCGCTACGGAGAGCTCACAGCTCTGGACAGCTTGACCGTTGAATTGCCAAAAGGTCAGCTGACCGGGTTCATCGGGCCAGATGGTGTCGGCAAATCTACGTTGTTGGCGCTGATTACTGGCGCCAAAAAACTGCAAATCGGGGCGGTCGATGTATTCGGTGGGTCGATGGCTGATGCCGTTCACAGGCGGCAGATATGTCCCGCTATCGCTTTCATGCCGCAAGGTTTGGGCAGCAATTTGTACTCTGAACTATCGGTGCAGGAAAATCTCGAATTTTTCTCACGCCTTTTTGGGCAATCGCAAGAAGAGCGTGAACACCGGATTGGTGCGCTGCTGACGGCCACTGGCCTGCTCTCCTTTTCCGACAGGCCTATGGGGAATTTGTCCGGCGGTATGAAACAAAAGCTTGGGCTGTGCTGCGCGTTGATTCACGACCCAAAGCTTCTGGTTTTGGATGAGCCGACAACCGGGGTTGATCCTTCGGCGCGCCGCCAGTTCTGGGCTCTGATTGACGCGATCAGAGTGCAGACGCCGACGATAACCGTCTTGGTGTCTACGGCTTACATGGAAGAAGCGGCAAGCTTCGACAAGATCGTTGCGTTGGATCGGGGCAAAATTCTCTTCGACGGGCCCCCTGAAGCCCTCATTGGCGACGCGTCGGACATTGAAGTGGCCTATCGGAAGCTCCAGTCTCGACAGGAGCCACCGAGTTTCTCCACAGAGGACAGAGCAAGGAACCATAACTGCGCCCCAGTTATCATGGCGCAAGGTCTCACCAAGCGTTTTGGCGACTTTACGGCTGTTGACGCTGTTGATTTTTCAATCGATCGTGGCGAGATATTCGGTTTTCTGGGCTCTAACGGGTGCGGCAAATCGACGACAATGAAGATGCTCACGGGACTGTTACCAGCAAGCTCGGGTGAGGCCTATCTCTTTGGTGATCCGGTTGACGCGCGCAACCGCAAGATGCGGCATCAAATTGGGTACATGAGCCAAGCCTTTTCGCTCTACAGTGAGTTGACCGTGCGGCAAAACTTGCAGTTGCATGCACGCATATTCGACGTCCCCGATCAAGCCGCACGTCTCGACGCACTGGCAGACCGCTTTGACCTTGATGATTACAGCGACACGTTAGCATCGGCTTTGCCGCTCGGGATCAAACAACGTCTGTCACTGGCTGTGGCAGTCCTGCACAAACCTCAGGTTCTCATCTTGGATGAGCCGACTTCTGGCGTGGACCCGCAGGCGCGAGATGCTTTCTGGGTCTTGTTGCTAGAACTGTCGCGCAACGAAGGTGTGACAATTTTTGTATCCACCCATTTCATGGCCGAAGCGGAGCGGTGTGACCGGGTTTCCTTTATGCACGAGGGAAAAGTCCTCGCGGAAGGAACACCTGAGGTTTTGATCGCATCGCACTTCGCAAACAGCCTTGAAGATGCGTTCGTCAAGATCCTCGAGGATGTCGAGCCATCCGCACCTATAGTGGCCCCAAGAGCGCAGGAACAGCCGGACGGGAAATATGGGTCGGACCCAATGCAACGCATCTTCGCTTATGCCCGTCGCGAGACTGTCGAGATCCTGAGAGACCCGGTGCGGCTCGCTTTTGCCTTCCTTGGCTCGATTGTCCTCATGCTCGTTTTTTGTTTCGGTATCACGTTGGATATTGAAGAACTGGACTTTGCCGTTCTTGATCTTTCTCAGGGACCGGAAAGCCGCGCTTACATCTCAGAAATCGATGGATCGAGATACTTCGAATTGACCGAAAGCCTGAGTAACGTGGAAGACGGCAGACGGCGGCTGGTGACAGGAGACGTTTCACTGGTTGTCGAAATACCGCCCGACTTCGGCCAAAAGCTGCGTGCTGGTGAGCCCACGGAAATTCTTGCAATCGTAGACGGCGCAATTCCATTCAAAGGAGAGACGATTGAGGGGTATATTGCCGGTCTGCACCAGACTTTTCTGGGTGCTCAGGCCCGGGAAAAAGGCGTTACTCACACAGATATTGCGCGGATCGAGCCACGCTTTCGCTACAACGAAAGCTTCGAGAGCATTGCAGCCATGGCACCTGCCATGCCCGCCATCCTGCTCATCATGCTACCGGCTGTCTTGATGGCTGTTAGCGTTGCGCGCGAACGTGAACTTGGATCGGTCATAAATTTCTACGTGACGCCGACAACGCGCCTTGAGTTTCTGATTGGAAAACAGATCCCTTACATCGTTATCGCTTATCTCAATTTTTTAGTTTTGGCGTGGATGACGATAATGGTTTTCGGTGTGCCGCTCAAAGGCGACCCAGTGCCCCTGGCTATTGGTGCGTTGCTATACGTTTGGGCCACCACCTCCTATGGGCTTGTCGTTGCAACTATGACATCGAGCCAGGTGGCGGCAACCTTTGCGACCGCTATTGCGTCGGTCGTTCCGACTATACAATTCTCCGGGCTACTGCAGCCGGTTTCAACCCTTGAAGGGGGCGCGCAGACGATTGGTCAGCTTTGGCCCGCTTCGTATTTTTTGCACCTGAACGTAGGCGCGTTCACCAAAGGTCTCGGTTGGGACGCGCTTTTGCCGGATGTTTTGGCGCTGGCGTGTTTCGGTCCCATACTCACAGCAATCGCTGCCCTTTCACTTCGCGCTCAGGAGAAGTAG
- a CDS encoding TRAP transporter large permease, protein MTPLVGAGLSIVMLCGLLVCRIPMIVAIMAVVFFSNFVSGAWLITLPQTMMSGIGRFVLIALPLFVLAGGLMNAGGISGRLFEFARALVGSLRGGLAHVNVVTSMFFGGMIGSSTADLAGTGSIVIPEMRKNGYPADFSAALTASSAGIGPMIPPSSPMILYSAMTGVSLGSLFLAGLIPGLLLGVLLMLIIAWLARRNGWKAYAVFSFEEVMRTGRRAILSFGMPLIIVGGLVVGIFTPSEAGAFAVIYALVLAMLVYRVLNLKGLYRVLSNAVQLSGELLIIVGLSFALGSALTNARLPEFLIEFIDLATVVDSMYLRLLVLLVLAILAGMILDPLIPVLMPIILPTLIFYDVDLVHFGVLMVLAVVIGQVTPPMAIALIIAGKIANVDQIRVMKANTPFFLGIVGFLLFAIAVPGLATWLPNLLRN, encoded by the coding sequence ATGACACCACTTGTCGGCGCAGGTCTGTCGATCGTCATGCTTTGCGGTTTGCTGGTCTGCCGCATCCCGATGATTGTTGCGATCATGGCGGTCGTATTCTTCAGCAACTTTGTTTCTGGGGCCTGGTTGATAACCCTGCCTCAAACCATGATGTCCGGGATTGGACGTTTCGTGCTGATCGCGCTGCCGCTTTTTGTACTTGCTGGTGGCCTCATGAACGCGGGAGGGATATCAGGGCGCTTGTTTGAATTTGCCCGTGCTCTCGTTGGGTCGTTGCGGGGCGGTCTGGCCCATGTAAACGTTGTGACTAGTATGTTCTTTGGCGGAATGATCGGCTCATCTACAGCTGACCTGGCCGGCACTGGATCGATCGTCATTCCTGAAATGCGCAAGAACGGCTATCCTGCTGATTTTTCGGCAGCGCTCACCGCATCATCAGCTGGCATCGGCCCAATGATTCCGCCCAGTTCGCCCATGATTCTATATTCGGCTATGACCGGCGTGTCGCTTGGTTCCCTGTTTCTTGCAGGCCTTATACCGGGCTTGTTGCTTGGTGTCCTTTTGATGCTGATCATTGCATGGCTTGCCCGCCGCAACGGATGGAAGGCCTATGCGGTCTTCTCGTTCGAGGAGGTGATGCGCACAGGACGCCGCGCCATCCTGTCCTTCGGCATGCCCTTGATCATCGTAGGAGGGCTTGTGGTCGGGATATTTACACCCTCAGAAGCAGGAGCCTTCGCCGTCATCTATGCGCTTGTTCTTGCGATGCTGGTATATCGTGTGCTCAACTTGAAGGGGCTGTATCGGGTTTTGTCCAACGCGGTCCAGCTCAGTGGTGAGTTACTGATTATCGTGGGGCTTTCCTTTGCCCTTGGTTCAGCCCTGACGAATGCGCGCTTGCCAGAGTTTTTAATAGAGTTCATTGATTTGGCGACGGTGGTCGACAGCATGTATCTCAGGCTTCTCGTGCTTTTGGTACTGGCCATTCTTGCCGGGATGATCCTTGACCCGCTCATCCCGGTTTTAATGCCGATCATTCTTCCGACACTCATTTTTTATGATGTTGATCTGGTGCACTTCGGAGTGCTCATGGTGCTTGCGGTCGTCATTGGTCAGGTTACTCCGCCCATGGCTATTGCGCTTATTATCGCAGGGAAGATCGCCAATGTTGATCAGATCCGGGTCATGAAGGCGAATACCCCGTTTTTTCTAGGAATAGTTGGGTTCCTTCTGTTTGCAATAGCCGTGCCGGGACTTGCCACCTGGCTGCCAAATCTGCTTCGGAATTGA
- a CDS encoding pyridoxamine 5'-phosphate oxidase family protein: MYQAKKVVKSAEELQAILGPEFPSQTAKVIDHIDVHCRAWIERSTFVTIASGDSRGQMDVSPKGDPAGFVKVLDRNTLAVPDRIGNHRGDTFMNVLENPRVGLMFIIPMRKEVVRVNGSARVVMDEELLSLTEVNGHRPDLVLLVRVEEAFFHCGKSMIRSRMWQPDRWGSIDGLPSYAQALKDHGELDDAVDDLEKRMANNETDRLY, translated from the coding sequence ATGTACCAGGCGAAGAAGGTCGTAAAATCTGCAGAGGAGCTGCAAGCAATTCTGGGCCCCGAGTTTCCGAGCCAGACAGCCAAGGTTATTGATCATATCGATGTACACTGTCGGGCATGGATTGAGCGGTCAACTTTCGTAACAATTGCAAGCGGCGACTCTCGGGGGCAAATGGATGTCTCACCAAAGGGTGATCCGGCGGGGTTCGTCAAAGTTCTTGATCGCAATACACTGGCAGTGCCGGACCGGATCGGCAACCACCGCGGCGATACATTCATGAATGTCCTAGAAAACCCCCGAGTCGGGCTCATGTTCATCATCCCGATGAGAAAGGAAGTGGTGCGTGTCAACGGCTCCGCTCGCGTGGTCATGGATGAAGAGCTTCTAAGTCTTACAGAAGTCAATGGGCACCGTCCCGATCTTGTTCTACTTGTCCGCGTTGAAGAAGCCTTCTTCCACTGTGGAAAATCAATGATCCGTTCGCGCATGTGGCAACCAGATCGATGGGGATCAATCGATGGCTTGCCGAGCTACGCGCAGGCCCTAAAGGACCATGGCGAGCTTGACGATGCTGTAGACGATCTCGAAAAGCGTATGGCTAATAATGAAACAGACAGGCTGTATTAG
- a CDS encoding TRAP transporter substrate-binding protein, whose product MSFKRRSAIGLAMAATLCATTATAQDALDLRMSVESTPGASTQQILGAFRDALNEEMGDAVAIEYFDSGTLGDEIVHMQQVRTGQLDVIPIGSDAVQLDSKFAVFDIPFLFTSREQVSAVLDGPIGEELDKSFQENAGLKVLGFGEIGFRHITNNIRPVVTPADLEGLKLRTPGSSTRIMSFEMLGASPIKMNIGEVYLALQQGVIDGQENPFGNIAKWSWDEVQNYISLSRHVYTPITLVMNLRRYESLTDAQREAVHAAARVAVESSRAYGAENDASLEAVIRERSPDVKFNEIDGASFSDIAKAIGAEIGETAGAEFTARFVEAASQ is encoded by the coding sequence ATGAGTTTCAAAAGAAGGTCGGCGATCGGCCTCGCCATGGCAGCGACGCTATGCGCCACGACCGCAACCGCACAGGATGCTTTGGATCTGCGGATGTCTGTCGAAAGCACCCCCGGAGCGTCAACGCAGCAAATTCTTGGAGCGTTTCGAGATGCCCTCAACGAAGAGATGGGTGATGCGGTTGCCATCGAGTATTTCGACAGTGGCACGCTAGGTGATGAGATTGTGCACATGCAACAGGTGCGCACCGGCCAATTGGACGTCATTCCAATCGGATCGGACGCTGTACAACTCGACTCTAAGTTTGCGGTCTTTGACATCCCGTTCCTTTTCACCAGCCGCGAGCAGGTCTCCGCAGTTCTGGACGGCCCGATCGGGGAAGAACTGGACAAGTCTTTCCAGGAAAACGCTGGTCTGAAGGTGCTGGGGTTTGGTGAGATCGGCTTTCGCCACATCACCAACAATATCCGCCCGGTTGTGACACCCGCCGATCTTGAAGGGCTGAAGCTTAGGACGCCAGGAAGCAGCACGCGGATCATGTCGTTCGAAATGCTTGGCGCATCCCCGATCAAGATGAATATCGGAGAAGTTTATCTTGCGCTCCAACAGGGCGTCATTGACGGTCAGGAGAACCCTTTTGGCAACATCGCAAAGTGGTCTTGGGATGAAGTGCAGAACTACATTTCGTTGTCACGTCACGTCTATACGCCAATTACGCTGGTGATGAACCTTCGGCGCTACGAGAGCCTTACGGATGCACAGCGTGAAGCTGTACATGCAGCAGCCCGGGTCGCTGTGGAATCGAGCCGCGCTTATGGTGCTGAGAACGACGCGTCACTCGAGGCTGTTATCCGTGAACGCTCCCCGGACGTCAAATTCAATGAGATCGACGGCGCCAGCTTTAGCGATATCGCCAAAGCGATCGGTGCAGAAATCGGCGAGACCGCCGGGGCCGAGTTCACCGCCCGCTTTGTCGAAGCAGCGTCTCAGTGA
- a CDS encoding TRAP transporter small permease: MTQSSKDHDAKAVAEQIDRTARKMELADPDEGLGRLDTAINRSVEAIGVLALTSIVVVVFMNASSRYLMNYSFTWAEEMVQMTMPWLAMSGVFLSMRRGTVIRIDFFFEKMPAQIRPFIARAGLAFNCLVLATLAYVSYDFVRLFGGDKTLYVGLPTGASTSALMFGAAGVAMAYAAAFVGAFRRKAHNADGDHQ, from the coding sequence ATGACGCAAAGTAGCAAAGACCATGACGCAAAAGCTGTCGCAGAACAAATCGACCGGACAGCACGCAAGATGGAACTGGCTGACCCTGATGAGGGATTGGGGCGTCTTGACACCGCGATCAACCGAAGTGTCGAAGCCATTGGCGTGCTCGCGCTGACCTCCATAGTCGTGGTCGTGTTTATGAATGCCTCATCGCGTTATCTGATGAACTACAGTTTTACTTGGGCCGAGGAAATGGTGCAGATGACGATGCCCTGGCTGGCGATGTCGGGGGTGTTTTTGTCGATGCGTCGCGGAACCGTGATCCGGATCGACTTCTTTTTTGAAAAGATGCCTGCGCAGATACGACCTTTCATTGCGCGCGCCGGCCTCGCATTCAACTGCTTGGTTTTGGCGACACTGGCATATGTTTCCTACGATTTTGTGCGCCTCTTTGGCGGTGACAAGACGCTATACGTGGGGCTACCAACCGGAGCTTCTACGTCAGCGCTCATGTTCGGGGCAGCTGGCGTGGCGATGGCTTATGCGGCGGCCTTTGTTGGCGCTTTCCGTCGCAAAGCTCATAATGCTGATGGAGACCACCAATGA
- a CDS encoding methyltransferase domain-containing protein — MVADPFYKTHWHEIEPDRMSAYQEGFDWDETTELLFRPAEISTGQVVADFGCGAGKVSTELAIQVGPNKHIHAIDINAEFLEIVSANAAAAGVSGQVTTLLNDGYSLPLTDETLDRVSARNMIMYVDDPVDTLREFHRVRRPNGLAHAIDGDWYMMVAEQVLHGTWREFVKAASHACRNSDMGRKLRRAFIEAGFQDVEVSIMTNADVDGRLLSTIRNMATYARESGAIDHQQVDQVVAQVEQTLSDGTYLVVSPQFVVTGRKAV; from the coding sequence ATGGTAGCTGATCCATTCTACAAGACGCATTGGCATGAAATAGAACCTGATAGGATGTCTGCTTACCAGGAAGGCTTTGATTGGGACGAAACAACAGAGCTTCTTTTCAGACCTGCCGAAATCTCGACCGGCCAGGTGGTCGCAGACTTCGGATGCGGAGCGGGTAAGGTTTCAACGGAGCTTGCCATACAAGTTGGTCCCAATAAACACATCCACGCAATCGACATCAACGCCGAGTTCCTCGAAATCGTAAGTGCGAACGCGGCTGCTGCAGGAGTTTCCGGTCAAGTGACAACGCTTCTAAATGATGGCTACTCGTTACCTCTCACTGACGAAACGCTTGATAGAGTTTCAGCACGAAACATGATCATGTATGTCGATGACCCCGTGGACACTTTGCGGGAATTTCATCGAGTTCGTCGGCCGAATGGTTTGGCTCATGCCATCGATGGAGATTGGTACATGATGGTCGCGGAGCAAGTTTTACATGGCACTTGGAGGGAGTTTGTCAAAGCCGCATCGCATGCGTGTCGCAATTCGGACATGGGTAGGAAACTGCGTAGGGCTTTCATCGAGGCGGGTTTCCAAGATGTTGAAGTTTCAATCATGACCAATGCCGATGTGGACGGCCGGCTTCTTAGTACGATCCGCAACATGGCAACGTACGCTCGCGAAAGTGGGGCGATTGATCACCAACAGGTAGATCAGGTTGTGGCGCAAGTAGAGCAGACGCTTTCCGATGGCACGTACTTGGTTGTTTCGCCACAGTTTGTGGTGACTGGGCGCAAAGCTGTATAG
- a CDS encoding amidohydrolase family protein, whose amino-acid sequence MTKSASISRRNLLIGGIAFGATARVPARAQPAAPLTLISNVTIFDGLNDALIENGSVLVEGQFISAVSREAIVAPDAMQIDGGGRTLTPGLIDSHQHIMLGPTTDPLRAVLSETIYTTAYSAIPQAKKLIDMGVTSIRDLGGPSIELGRAIDAGHIDGPRIMSAGHFVGATAGHGDFGGFRYLGGTEALNSDANRALTSGWSILADGPSDVRWAVRTALANGSAYIKVMAGGGVASVKDPLESVGYSENEFRAAVEAAADYDTYVACHAYNDESVQRMIRAGVADNVHGHLMSEETVAMMGEAGMWLSSLSNPVGLMDVPFFTDENRRKAAEVINGYEQVMGWAKQYGVKIGWGTDAASSMLDTVLLEFQQRSPFFTPTEMLKQATSANGQLFELARSRNPYRAAKLGVIEEGAWADMLLYNGNPTEDIGVVIDYKNTLDLIMKDGKVHMSKF is encoded by the coding sequence ATGACGAAATCGGCCAGCATCAGCCGTAGGAACCTATTGATCGGTGGCATAGCCTTTGGTGCCACTGCACGCGTGCCAGCTCGCGCCCAGCCAGCTGCACCCTTAACATTGATTTCGAACGTGACTATATTCGATGGCTTGAACGATGCGCTTATAGAAAATGGCAGCGTTCTCGTAGAAGGTCAGTTCATCTCGGCAGTCTCACGCGAGGCCATCGTGGCGCCAGACGCAATGCAGATTGATGGCGGCGGCCGCACCCTGACGCCTGGCTTGATCGACTCGCACCAGCACATAATGTTAGGCCCTACCACCGATCCTTTGCGGGCGGTATTGTCAGAAACGATCTACACAACGGCGTATTCGGCAATTCCGCAGGCAAAGAAACTCATCGACATGGGCGTAACCTCGATCCGAGACCTCGGCGGCCCTTCAATTGAATTGGGTCGGGCGATCGACGCAGGTCATATAGACGGACCGCGCATCATGTCTGCGGGGCATTTCGTTGGCGCGACGGCGGGTCACGGAGACTTTGGAGGGTTCCGGTATCTCGGAGGAACAGAGGCATTAAACAGCGATGCAAACCGCGCTCTTACATCTGGCTGGTCTATCCTTGCCGATGGTCCAAGCGATGTTCGCTGGGCAGTACGAACTGCTTTGGCCAACGGGTCGGCTTACATCAAGGTTATGGCAGGAGGCGGAGTTGCGTCGGTAAAGGATCCGCTGGAGTCCGTAGGTTATTCGGAGAACGAATTCCGTGCTGCGGTCGAAGCTGCCGCAGACTACGATACTTACGTGGCGTGCCATGCGTACAACGATGAAAGCGTCCAGCGAATGATCCGCGCAGGAGTGGCTGACAATGTACACGGCCACTTAATGTCTGAAGAAACCGTTGCGATGATGGGTGAAGCTGGCATGTGGCTGAGCAGCCTATCGAACCCTGTTGGCCTTATGGATGTTCCGTTCTTTACCGATGAAAACCGGCGTAAGGCCGCGGAGGTTATAAATGGATATGAGCAAGTTATGGGTTGGGCCAAGCAGTATGGTGTCAAAATTGGGTGGGGAACCGATGCGGCGTCATCGATGCTGGATACGGTTTTGTTAGAGTTCCAGCAGCGTTCGCCGTTCTTCACACCGACGGAGATGCTTAAGCAAGCGACATCAGCAAATGGCCAGCTATTTGAGCTCGCTCGCTCACGCAACCCATATAGAGCTGCCAAACTCGGTGTCATTGAAGAGGGCGCTTGGGCAGACATGCTGCTCTACAATGGCAATCCGACAGAAGACATCGGTGTTGTTATTGACTACAAAAACACCCTCGATCTGATCATGAAGGATGGCAAAGTCCATATGTCTAAGTTCTGA
- a CDS encoding HlyD family efflux transporter periplasmic adaptor subunit translates to MKQAKLRIAAFAVATITVIGVWMFIPGSDDALPKGFVKGNGRIEAEQIEIAPTLAGRVEDVMVAEGSLVTQDQVLVVMDTDELSAILDKAKAEVALTHQAKIEAQAIVVRRKSELLRAEHELERANSLLSNDNISETIFEDRQTAHQVAEAILGAAQARVATENSRITASEAEARRIQEQIKDSSLIAPAAGRVLYRLAEPGEVVGVGSPILTLLSLDKVYMDVFLPAREAGLLPIGAEARIVLDALPDYAIPATVSFVSPEAQFTPKQVETLSEREQLVFRVRVRIPQELIEGRIEHVKTGLRGEAIVRLNAQNAWPEHLERRIPPELFE, encoded by the coding sequence ATGAAGCAAGCAAAATTGAGGATTGCTGCCTTCGCGGTTGCTACAATTACCGTCATAGGCGTCTGGATGTTCATACCGGGTAGCGATGACGCGCTTCCGAAGGGGTTTGTCAAAGGAAACGGTCGAATAGAAGCGGAGCAAATCGAAATTGCTCCAACACTTGCCGGACGCGTCGAGGATGTGATGGTCGCCGAAGGCAGTCTTGTCACTCAAGATCAAGTTTTGGTTGTTATGGATACGGACGAGCTATCCGCCATACTTGACAAGGCAAAAGCAGAGGTTGCGTTAACGCATCAGGCAAAAATCGAAGCGCAGGCCATCGTTGTCCGGCGCAAAAGCGAATTGCTTCGCGCCGAGCACGAACTGGAGCGTGCCAACTCTTTACTGTCGAATGATAACATTTCGGAGACTATTTTCGAAGACCGCCAGACTGCGCATCAGGTTGCAGAGGCAATCCTGGGAGCTGCCCAGGCAAGAGTGGCAACTGAAAACAGCAGAATTACTGCATCGGAAGCGGAAGCCCGTCGCATTCAGGAACAAATAAAAGACAGCTCTTTGATCGCTCCTGCGGCGGGCCGTGTCCTATACCGGCTAGCGGAGCCAGGCGAAGTTGTTGGAGTGGGATCACCAATCCTGACACTCCTGAGCCTCGACAAAGTCTATATGGATGTTTTTCTGCCCGCGCGGGAAGCAGGATTGCTGCCGATCGGAGCAGAAGCGCGCATTGTTTTGGATGCGTTGCCTGACTACGCCATCCCGGCGACAGTTTCTTTTGTCTCTCCCGAAGCGCAGTTCACGCCAAAACAAGTTGAAACACTCAGCGAACGGGAACAGCTTGTTTTTCGTGTGCGTGTCCGGATTCCACAAGAGCTTATCGAAGGACGGATTGAGCATGTCAAAACAGGTTTGCGCGGCGAGGCGATTGTTCGTCTGAATGCGCAAAACGCCTGGCCCGAACACTTGGAACGACGCATCCCGCCTGAGTTGTTCGAATGA